The proteins below come from a single Nocardiopsis gilva YIM 90087 genomic window:
- a CDS encoding helix-turn-helix transcriptional regulator: MRADRLVSLVLLLRQHGRLSAAELARELEVSTRTVLRDIEALSAAGVPVYAERGRHGGFALLPGLQTELTGLNHDEALALLVAGSRCGASVFGLGSALASAMRKVVDALPEHHRATAASSAQRVLIAPETDLLARRLIDEEMPDTVVTEVRRAVFAGHKLRIHYAAADQAPKWRTVEPIGLVNVRDQGYLLATRSGTDRTYRLSRVLAAEELDEPAQRPDRVDLDRVWQERSTRFRTSGDQVTVLVRVNPARRDDLVSTTLAVRAEEADADGRLRLEVTFQDSRHAEWALWQLATDAEALDPQWLRTSLRNRAAKVAARYGASSRPSAFCEPPPTRFGPLSAGTCRERRTARNTRRCLVDNGRSPFVRRQH; encoded by the coding sequence ATGCGCGCCGACCGATTGGTATCGCTGGTTCTGCTGCTGCGCCAGCACGGTCGGCTGTCCGCAGCCGAGCTCGCCCGCGAGCTGGAGGTATCCACCCGCACCGTGCTGCGTGACATCGAGGCGCTGTCCGCGGCCGGCGTCCCGGTCTACGCCGAACGCGGTCGGCACGGCGGTTTCGCACTGCTGCCCGGTCTGCAGACCGAGCTCACCGGACTGAACCACGACGAGGCCCTCGCCCTACTGGTCGCCGGATCACGCTGCGGCGCGTCGGTATTCGGCCTCGGCTCGGCGCTCGCATCGGCCATGCGCAAGGTGGTCGACGCGCTCCCGGAACACCATCGGGCCACCGCGGCCAGCTCCGCCCAACGAGTGCTCATCGCCCCGGAGACCGACCTCCTCGCGCGTCGGCTGATCGACGAGGAGATGCCCGACACCGTCGTGACCGAGGTCCGGCGCGCAGTGTTCGCCGGACACAAGCTGCGCATCCACTACGCGGCTGCGGATCAGGCCCCGAAGTGGCGCACGGTGGAACCGATCGGCCTGGTCAACGTCCGCGATCAGGGCTACTTGCTGGCCACGAGGTCCGGCACGGACCGCACTTACCGGCTGTCCCGGGTCTTGGCCGCCGAGGAACTCGACGAACCCGCACAACGACCGGACCGTGTGGATCTGGACCGGGTCTGGCAGGAACGAAGTACCCGGTTTCGGACCAGCGGCGACCAGGTCACCGTGCTGGTACGGGTGAACCCGGCGCGGCGCGATGACCTCGTGAGCACCACCCTGGCCGTCCGCGCCGAAGAAGCCGACGCGGACGGCCGGCTGCGGCTGGAGGTGACCTTTCAGGACTCGAGACACGCCGAATGGGCGTTGTGGCAGCTCGCCACGGACGCCGAGGCCCTGGACCCGCAGTGGTTGCGCACCTCCCTGCGCAACCGCGCCGCCAAGGTCGCCGCCCGCTACGGAGCGTCATCCCGACCGTCGGCCTTCTGCGAGCCGCCGCCGACGCGATTCGGACCGCTCTCTGCCGGTACGTGCCGGGAGCGCCGAACCGCGCGCAACACGCGGCGCTGCCTTGTGGACAACGGTCGGAGTCCATTCGTCCGTCGGCAGCATTGA
- a CDS encoding RidA family protein, with amino-acid sequence MGFNQGEIVSGNTRTLYCSGQTAMSAEGKPQHDGDMAAQLALSLDNLEAVLGKADMSFANLVRLNVYTTDVDLLFQHYGVLASRLGAAGVAPPTTMLGVTRLAIPTLMVEVEGTAVA; translated from the coding sequence ATGGGATTCAACCAGGGGGAGATCGTCTCCGGGAACACCCGAACCCTGTACTGCTCCGGGCAGACCGCGATGAGCGCCGAAGGCAAACCCCAGCACGACGGTGACATGGCGGCGCAGTTGGCGCTGAGCCTCGACAATCTGGAGGCCGTTCTCGGCAAGGCCGACATGTCCTTCGCGAACCTCGTTCGGCTCAACGTCTACACCACCGACGTCGATCTGCTTTTCCAGCACTACGGTGTGCTGGCGTCACGGTTGGGCGCCGCGGGGGTGGCGCCGCCGACCACGATGCTCGGGGTGACACGGCTGGCGATCCCGACCCTGATGGTCGAAGTTGAGGGGACCGCCGTCGCGTGA
- a CDS encoding transposase has translation MREQAKTLARDGLRAMAVYGTTSRGARRADGTRVHLLGAAEHGGHLLDHIEVDIKHNETSHFTELLEPLDPDGAVVIFDAHHTVRGNLDWLAREKKAHDISVVKRNQPLLHARVRALPWRQVPAGSPARGPGTAAPRPTPSSAPASAGWTSPHARQAIKITRRRQDTATSSTSRETVYAVTTLTSAEATATDLARLTREHWPIEEHHHIRDVTLGEDNSTGRTGNGPVNLATIRAAITAAIKDAGYLHIPEGRRDHTTPTEALHLHGLGWDRNEHSRNAPEPCSGGAGEPPQDSQTTDVWAGRAPFPPETRTAHSFRLTTGAGPFPSRNMGQIQYWRVADIRQRFTLNF, from the coding sequence GTGCGCGAGCAGGCCAAGACGCTGGCCCGCGACGGGTTACGGGCGATGGCCGTGTATGGCACGACATCCCGCGGGGCCCGCCGCGCTGACGGCACGCGGGTCCATCTCCTTGGCGCCGCCGAGCACGGCGGGCACCTACTGGACCACATCGAGGTCGACATCAAGCACAACGAGACCAGCCACTTCACTGAACTCCTGGAACCCCTGGACCCGGACGGCGCCGTGGTGATCTTCGACGCCCACCACACCGTGCGGGGGAACCTGGACTGGCTGGCCAGGGAGAAGAAAGCCCACGACATCTCCGTCGTGAAGCGCAACCAGCCACTGCTGCACGCCCGCGTCAGGGCCCTGCCCTGGCGGCAGGTCCCGGCCGGCAGCCCGGCCCGCGGGCCGGGCACGGCCGCACCGAGACCTACACCCTCAAGTGCGCCCGCGTCAGCTGGTTGGACTTCCCCCCACGCCCGCCAGGCCATCAAGATCACCCGCCGTCGGCAGGACACTGCAACCAGCAGCACTTCCCGCGAGACGGTCTACGCCGTCACCACCCTGACCAGCGCCGAAGCCACCGCAACTGACCTGGCCCGACTGACCCGCGAGCACTGGCCCATCGAGGAACACCACCACATCCGGGACGTGACATTAGGTGAAGACAATTCCACCGGCCGGACCGGCAACGGGCCCGTCAACCTGGCCACCATCCGCGCCGCCATCACCGCAGCCATCAAAGACGCCGGCTACCTGCACATCCCTGAAGGCCGCCGCGACCACACCACCCCCACCGAAGCCCTCCACCTCCACGGCCTCGGCTGGGACAGAAACGAACATTCACGGAACGCGCCGGAGCCCTGTAGCGGAGGGGCGGGTGAACCACCTCAAGACAGTCAAACGACAGATGTATGGGCGGGCCGGGCGCCGTTTCCTCCGGAAACGCGTACTGCTCACAGCTTCCGGTTAACCACCGGAGCGGGGCCGTTTCCATCACGAAATATGGGCCAGATCCAGTATTGGCGTGTCGCCGACATCCGTCAGAGGTTTACGCTCAACTTCTGA
- a CDS encoding dihydrofolate reductase family protein encodes MSDTSTGNGKVVVNRSMSLDGFIAGPGHAMDWIFDFVAPDEFPEIAAATGAMLIGRRTYEVANRMEADKPGSTDYPFSGPVFVLTHRPPELPDPAVTFLTGDIGEAVAAARSAAGGKDLEILGADVAGQCLRRGLVDEILVYVLPVLLGDGIRFSSPDLARTDLEPVSSTRSGVVTILRFRVRK; translated from the coding sequence ATGAGCGATACGAGTACCGGAAACGGCAAGGTGGTCGTGAACAGGTCGATGTCGCTTGACGGCTTCATCGCCGGTCCCGGCCACGCGATGGACTGGATCTTCGACTTCGTGGCGCCGGACGAGTTCCCGGAGATCGCGGCGGCCACGGGTGCCATGCTCATCGGGCGACGGACCTACGAGGTGGCCAACAGGATGGAGGCCGACAAGCCGGGCAGTACGGACTACCCCTTTTCCGGACCCGTGTTCGTCCTCACCCATAGGCCGCCGGAGCTGCCGGACCCGGCGGTCACGTTCCTCACCGGTGACATCGGGGAAGCGGTCGCCGCGGCGCGCAGCGCCGCGGGCGGCAAGGACCTGGAGATCCTCGGCGCTGACGTGGCCGGCCAGTGTCTGCGGCGGGGGCTCGTCGACGAGATTCTGGTGTACGTACTGCCGGTGCTGCTCGGCGACGGCATCCGCTTCTCGTCCCCGGACCTCGCCAGGACAGATCTGGAACCGGTCAGCAGCACGCGGTCGGGCGTCGTCACCATCCTCCGGTTCCGCGTCCGCAAGTAG
- a CDS encoding tyrosine-type recombinase/integrase, producing MRQAEARGMRWSKIKGICDDCGYFYDAADLFASDRNTCAKCSQTLRSELRAGWQLKHKPYRHGCDDIAACTRDRHRRPCPKDCPGHHTDRCGPECTVKSHRCPEVKRPCPPDCQGHGRECPKRRGGEFYFAPRKGVSEGRGQEKVVLPLPEPLVRELREHWRWQQHERDIAGDKWDDTWNLVFCKPDGRPIGKRADWGDWKDVLRIAEVRDARVHDGRHTAATLLSELEVDPRTIQVILGHSQISQTEQHIHASSELTRGATQKIGAALWG from the coding sequence TTGCGGCAGGCAGAAGCGCGCGGAATGCGCTGGTCAAAAATCAAAGGGATCTGCGATGACTGCGGATACTTCTACGACGCGGCGGATCTCTTCGCATCCGATCGGAACACCTGCGCGAAGTGCAGCCAGACCCTACGCTCCGAACTCCGCGCCGGTTGGCAGCTCAAGCACAAGCCCTACCGGCACGGTTGCGACGATATCGCCGCGTGCACGCGCGACAGGCATCGCCGCCCGTGCCCCAAGGACTGCCCAGGGCATCACACCGACCGGTGCGGCCCCGAGTGCACCGTCAAGTCCCACCGCTGCCCTGAGGTGAAGCGCCCCTGCCCGCCGGACTGCCAGGGGCATGGGCGGGAGTGCCCGAAGCGGAGGGGCGGCGAATTCTACTTCGCGCCCCGGAAGGGCGTGAGCGAAGGTCGGGGGCAGGAGAAGGTTGTCCTTCCGCTCCCTGAGCCGCTGGTGCGTGAACTCCGCGAGCATTGGCGATGGCAGCAGCACGAACGCGACATCGCTGGTGACAAGTGGGATGACACGTGGAACCTCGTGTTCTGCAAGCCGGACGGCCGACCGATCGGTAAGCGGGCGGACTGGGGCGACTGGAAAGACGTGCTTCGCATTGCCGAGGTGCGAGACGCCCGTGTGCACGATGGCCGTCACACGGCGGCGACCCTGCTGTCAGAACTAGAGGTGGATCCGCGCACGATCCAAGTGATCCTCGGACACTCGCAGATCTCCCAGACAGAGCAGCACATCCATGCCAGCAGTGAGCTGACGCGTGGCGCGACTCAGAAAATCGGTGCCGCGCTGTGGGGCTGA
- a CDS encoding D-alanyl-D-alanine carboxypeptidase family protein → MPFILDPTRRKKRVTRIETPTVVETPSVLRTPRWMRARAAQAVMVTVAMALFVVPGADVAMAPVSAPAHADEDLDTLKEQADKAKKELEKATDKYTKREKALEKSQDKLVATLHDLQQTELKLSNLREPLADLASSLYKRPDGGTLALMASGSLDEDLETEAYVVKLSDNNEALMKEANKLRSKQASLTSDAQELQTSNQLEKIELKDELEKLKKKSKESTDKLMKELEDRGLSVDAYMAGVECDPSKGEAASGYPNGLLPKDALCALYEDGHYLRADAAVDFLKMNEAYQERFGKSMCLTSSYRDLANQHRVYAEQPPGNAAVPGTSNHGWGLAVDLCGGVQNQGSAPFNWLEQNSQRFGWYHPQWAYSSPFEPWHWEYKAAKGN, encoded by the coding sequence GTGCCGTTCATTCTCGATCCGACGCGACGGAAGAAGCGCGTGACGAGAATCGAGACCCCGACTGTGGTCGAGACGCCGTCCGTACTGAGGACGCCCCGCTGGATGCGGGCGCGGGCGGCGCAGGCCGTGATGGTCACGGTCGCCATGGCGCTTTTCGTCGTGCCGGGTGCGGATGTGGCGATGGCGCCGGTCAGTGCGCCCGCCCACGCTGATGAGGATCTCGACACGCTCAAGGAGCAGGCGGACAAGGCCAAGAAAGAGCTGGAGAAGGCCACAGACAAGTACACCAAGCGCGAGAAGGCTCTGGAGAAGTCGCAGGACAAGCTCGTCGCCACCCTGCACGACCTGCAGCAGACCGAGCTGAAGCTCTCGAATCTGCGTGAACCCCTGGCCGACCTTGCCAGCTCCCTGTACAAGCGCCCCGATGGCGGAACGCTGGCGCTGATGGCATCCGGCTCGCTCGACGAGGACCTGGAGACCGAGGCCTACGTCGTGAAGCTCTCGGACAACAACGAGGCGCTGATGAAGGAGGCCAACAAGCTGCGGTCCAAGCAGGCCTCCCTCACCAGCGACGCGCAGGAGCTGCAGACGTCGAACCAGCTGGAGAAGATCGAGCTCAAGGACGAGCTGGAGAAGCTGAAGAAGAAGTCCAAGGAGAGCACCGACAAGCTCATGAAGGAGCTTGAGGACCGCGGGCTGTCCGTCGACGCCTACATGGCCGGCGTGGAGTGCGACCCCTCCAAGGGCGAAGCCGCCTCCGGGTATCCCAACGGGCTGCTGCCCAAGGACGCGCTGTGCGCGCTCTACGAGGACGGGCACTACCTGCGCGCCGATGCCGCCGTCGACTTCCTCAAGATGAACGAGGCCTACCAGGAGCGCTTCGGAAAGTCGATGTGCCTCACCAGCTCCTACCGCGACCTGGCCAACCAGCACCGCGTTTACGCCGAGCAGCCGCCCGGGAACGCGGCCGTCCCCGGCACCAGTAACCACGGCTGGGGCCTGGCCGTCGACCTGTGCGGCGGGGTGCAGAACCAGGGCTCGGCCCCGTTCAACTGGCTGGAGCAGAACTCACAGCGGTTCGGCTGGTACCACCCGCAGTGGGCCTACTCGAGCCCGTTCGAGCCCTGGCACTGGGAGTACAAGGCCGCCAAGGGCAATTAG
- a CDS encoding MscL family protein, translated as MDGFKKFLLQGNLVQLAVAVVIGAVVADLITAFTEGFITPLIGIFGGIPTFGDLYFEINGSRFLYGAFIDALIAFLITAAILYFFVVLPVAKLIDRFDKEEEATQRSCPQCRSNIDREASRCAHCTSEVVPETA; from the coding sequence ATGGACGGATTCAAGAAGTTCCTTCTGCAGGGCAACCTCGTACAGCTGGCGGTGGCCGTGGTCATCGGCGCCGTCGTCGCGGACCTGATCACCGCCTTCACCGAAGGGTTCATCACTCCCCTCATCGGCATCTTCGGCGGGATCCCCACGTTCGGTGACCTGTACTTCGAGATCAACGGCAGCCGCTTCCTCTACGGGGCGTTCATCGACGCCCTCATCGCGTTCCTGATCACCGCCGCGATCCTGTACTTCTTCGTGGTCCTGCCGGTCGCCAAGCTCATCGACCGCTTCGACAAGGAGGAGGAAGCCACCCAGCGCAGCTGCCCGCAGTGCCGCAGCAACATCGACCGCGAGGCCTCCCGGTGCGCCCACTGCACCAGCGAGGTCGTGCCCGAGACAGCGTGA
- a CDS encoding SAF domain-containing protein → MLTGTPRLIVRLARIRRPLGALCAVVALAGAVLLIRPPPTPTTEVLVAARDLTAESPLAAADLAVRSLPSRAVPDDALRPGSEPVGVGLTGPMRRGEVLTAARVADPPASEYGADMVAAPVRVADPGAVALLRPGSRVDILSAASAAVADLDVAPARSAERVVMDRPVIAVPEEPDSGSGEAGALILVAVTDEEARVLAGRAAAERLSITIRG, encoded by the coding sequence ATGCTCACCGGAACGCCGCGCCTCATCGTCCGGCTGGCCCGTATACGGCGGCCCCTTGGTGCCCTGTGCGCCGTGGTCGCGCTCGCCGGGGCGGTGCTGCTCATCCGCCCGCCACCGACGCCGACCACCGAGGTGCTCGTCGCCGCCCGTGACCTCACGGCGGAGTCGCCCCTCGCCGCCGCCGACCTCGCGGTCCGCTCCCTGCCGTCGCGTGCGGTGCCCGACGATGCGCTGCGCCCGGGGTCCGAGCCGGTGGGGGTCGGCCTCACCGGCCCCATGCGGCGCGGCGAGGTGCTCACCGCCGCCCGGGTCGCCGATCCTCCCGCCAGCGAGTACGGCGCGGACATGGTGGCCGCTCCGGTCCGGGTCGCCGATCCGGGCGCGGTGGCGCTGCTGCGCCCGGGCAGCAGGGTCGACATCCTGTCCGCGGCGTCCGCGGCCGTGGCCGACCTCGACGTCGCCCCCGCCCGCAGCGCCGAACGCGTGGTAATGGACCGCCCGGTCATCGCGGTCCCAGAGGAACCCGATTCGGGTTCCGGAGAGGCGGGAGCCCTGATCCTGGTGGCGGTCACCGACGAGGAGGCACGGGTTCTGGCAGGTCGGGCGGCTGCCGAGCGGCTGTCCATAACAATCCGAGGTTGA
- a CDS encoding FmdB family zinc ribbon protein translates to MPTYQYACTECDHGMEVVQKFSDDSLTVCPQCEGRLRKVYSAVGIVFKGSGFYRTDSATSSDSSVMAGKSGNGQGASSESASSSSSSDGAASTSSSSSSSSSSASSSSGGSESTSSAPAAAAS, encoded by the coding sequence GTGCCTACGTACCAGTACGCATGCACCGAGTGCGACCACGGGATGGAGGTCGTGCAGAAGTTCAGCGACGACTCGCTGACCGTCTGCCCGCAGTGCGAGGGACGGCTCCGCAAGGTGTACTCGGCCGTGGGCATCGTCTTCAAGGGCTCCGGCTTCTACCGCACGGACAGCGCGACCAGCTCCGACAGCTCGGTGATGGCGGGCAAGTCCGGCAACGGCCAGGGCGCGTCGAGCGAGTCGGCATCGTCCTCCTCGTCCTCGGACGGGGCCGCGTCCACATCCTCCTCTTCATCTTCATCGTCCTCCTCCGCCTCGTCCTCCTCGGGCGGCTCGGAGAGCACGTCCAGCGCGCCCGCTGCCGCCGCGAGCTAA
- a CDS encoding 5-formyltetrahydrofolate cyclo-ligase, with product MRRTITAARRAMPEAQRAEAGSAIRDAVSALPELSMGGTVALYYSVGTEPDTRKLITTLWKQGTYVLLPIYLPGGDLDWAAYDGPDSLAPAGYGLLEPTGHRYGPDAVRRAAAVVCPALAVDHAGRRLGKGAGCYDRALARVGPNTLTLAVIYDTEFVESVPAEAHDRPVRAVVTPQRGVVHC from the coding sequence ATGCGGCGCACGATCACCGCGGCGCGGCGAGCGATGCCGGAGGCGCAGCGGGCCGAGGCGGGATCGGCGATCCGCGACGCCGTCAGCGCCCTGCCCGAGCTGAGCATGGGCGGAACGGTGGCGCTCTACTACTCCGTGGGGACCGAGCCCGACACGCGCAAGCTCATCACGACCCTGTGGAAGCAGGGCACCTATGTCCTGCTGCCGATCTACCTGCCCGGTGGGGACCTCGACTGGGCCGCATACGACGGGCCGGACAGCCTGGCCCCGGCCGGTTACGGGCTGCTCGAACCGACGGGGCACCGTTACGGGCCGGACGCGGTGCGCAGGGCGGCGGCGGTGGTCTGCCCGGCGCTGGCGGTGGACCACGCGGGGCGGCGTCTCGGGAAGGGCGCCGGATGCTACGACAGGGCGCTGGCGCGCGTCGGGCCGAACACGCTCACTCTCGCGGTGATTTACGACACAGAGTTCGTGGAGTCGGTGCCCGCTGAGGCACACGATCGGCCGGTGCGGGCGGTCGTGACGCCGCAGCGTGGGGTGGTGCACTGCTGA
- the galU gene encoding UTP--glucose-1-phosphate uridylyltransferase GalU, with translation MTDSQAVRPPVTKAVVPAAGLGTRFLPATKATPKEMLPIVDKPAIQYVVEEAVAAGLHDVLMITGRSKRSIEDHFDRAYELEEALRAKNDTQRLNSVRESSELAQIHYVRQGEPRGLGHAVLCAAAHAGDEAFAVLLGDDIIAGREALLKRMIEVHQTHGGSVIALMEVEPEQVSLYGCAAIEATGEDDVVVITDLVEKPPADQAPSRWAIIGRYICDPMVFDVLRDTPPGRGGEIQLTDALRELAKRKPEDGGPVHGVLFRGHRYDTGNKVDYLRTVVEFACARPDLAAELLPWLREFVAKQRS, from the coding sequence ATGACTGATTCGCAAGCCGTCCGTCCCCCGGTGACGAAGGCCGTGGTGCCGGCCGCGGGTCTGGGGACCCGCTTCCTCCCCGCGACCAAAGCCACCCCCAAGGAGATGCTGCCGATCGTCGACAAACCGGCGATCCAATACGTCGTCGAGGAGGCCGTCGCCGCCGGTCTCCACGACGTCCTGATGATCACCGGCCGCAGCAAGCGCTCCATCGAGGACCACTTCGACCGCGCGTACGAGCTGGAGGAGGCGCTGCGTGCCAAGAACGACACCCAGCGGCTGAACTCCGTCCGCGAGTCGAGCGAGCTGGCCCAGATCCACTACGTCCGCCAGGGCGAACCGCGCGGCCTCGGGCACGCCGTGCTGTGCGCGGCGGCGCACGCCGGAGACGAGGCGTTCGCCGTGCTGCTGGGCGACGACATCATCGCGGGCCGCGAGGCGCTGCTCAAGCGGATGATCGAGGTGCACCAGACCCACGGCGGCAGCGTCATCGCGCTCATGGAGGTCGAACCGGAGCAGGTGTCGCTGTACGGCTGTGCCGCGATCGAGGCCACCGGCGAGGACGATGTCGTCGTCATCACCGACCTCGTCGAAAAGCCCCCGGCGGACCAGGCGCCGAGCCGCTGGGCGATCATCGGCCGCTACATCTGCGACCCGATGGTGTTCGACGTGCTGCGCGACACGCCCCCCGGCCGCGGCGGCGAGATCCAGCTGACCGACGCCCTGCGCGAGCTGGCCAAGCGCAAGCCCGAGGACGGCGGCCCCGTTCACGGCGTACTGTTCCGCGGACACCGCTACGACACCGGCAACAAGGTCGATTACCTTCGCACTGTGGTGGAATTCGCATGTGCCCGCCCCGACCTCGCCGCGGAGCTCCTGCCGTGGCTGCGCGAGTTCGTGGCGAAGCAGCGGAGCTGA
- the glp gene encoding molybdotransferase-like divisome protein Glp — MKTVEEHISDVLDLVEPLDPIELDLLRAHGGVLAEPVASPVSLPRFDNSSMDGYAVVATDLASASEQDPVQLPVVADIPAGDPSANAIRSGYCARIMTGAPVPSGATAVVPVEWTDGGQATVAITRSVREGNAIRRAGEDVETGTTVLRGGVRLGAAELGVLAAVGRKSVRVHPRPRVVVLSTGEELVEPGRPVGPGQIWESNSFMLTAAAQDAGCTAYRHGFIGDDPATVLDTLDDVLLQADIILTTGGVSMGAYDVVKEVLSRSGTVTFDKVAMQPGMPQGVGTIGVSKTPIVTLPGNPVSAFVSFQLFVLPALRRMRGLPPAPLPTVRARLARQVASSPRGRRSYLRAILEYDHGGDDSVAFTAFPAARQGSHQLSALAETNALVIVPEQVTELAEGSVVEVVKLPELG; from the coding sequence ATGAAGACCGTCGAAGAGCACATCTCCGATGTCCTGGACCTGGTTGAGCCGCTCGACCCCATCGAGCTGGACCTCCTGCGGGCACACGGCGGCGTGCTGGCCGAACCGGTGGCCTCACCGGTCTCGCTGCCGAGATTCGACAACTCCTCGATGGACGGCTACGCGGTGGTGGCGACCGACCTCGCTAGCGCATCGGAGCAGGACCCCGTCCAGCTCCCGGTGGTCGCGGACATCCCGGCCGGGGACCCCTCCGCCAACGCGATCCGCTCCGGGTACTGCGCGCGCATCATGACCGGGGCCCCAGTGCCCTCGGGGGCCACGGCGGTGGTGCCGGTGGAGTGGACCGACGGCGGTCAGGCCACCGTCGCCATCACCCGCTCCGTGCGTGAGGGCAACGCCATCCGCAGAGCGGGCGAGGACGTCGAGACGGGCACGACGGTGCTGCGCGGCGGGGTTCGCCTGGGCGCGGCCGAACTGGGGGTGCTCGCCGCCGTCGGCCGCAAGTCCGTGCGGGTCCACCCGCGCCCGCGCGTCGTCGTCCTGTCGACAGGGGAGGAGCTGGTGGAACCCGGGCGGCCGGTCGGACCGGGCCAGATCTGGGAGTCGAACAGCTTCATGCTGACCGCGGCCGCGCAGGACGCCGGCTGCACCGCCTACCGGCACGGCTTCATCGGCGACGACCCCGCCACCGTCCTGGACACCCTCGACGACGTCCTGCTCCAGGCCGACATCATCCTCACCACCGGCGGTGTCAGCATGGGCGCCTACGACGTGGTCAAGGAGGTGCTGTCGCGCTCGGGCACGGTCACGTTCGACAAGGTGGCCATGCAGCCCGGCATGCCGCAGGGGGTCGGGACCATCGGCGTATCCAAGACGCCGATCGTGACCCTCCCCGGCAACCCCGTCAGCGCCTTCGTGTCCTTCCAGCTCTTCGTCCTGCCCGCGCTGCGCCGGATGCGCGGCCTGCCGCCGGCGCCGCTGCCCACGGTGCGCGCCCGGCTCGCCCGGCAGGTAGCCTCCTCGCCCCGCGGACGCCGCTCCTACCTGCGCGCGATCCTGGAGTACGACCACGGAGGCGACGACAGCGTCGCCTTCACCGCCTTCCCGGCCGCGCGCCAGGGCTCCCACCAGCTGTCCGCCCTGGCGGAGACCAACGCCCTGGTCATCGTCCCGGAGCAGGTCACCGAACTTGCCGAGGGCAGTGTGGTCGAGGTCGTGAAGCTGCCCGAACTGGGCTGA
- the moaC gene encoding cyclic pyranopterin monophosphate synthase MoaC: protein MSESHASGAHASGMTHLDDSGAARMVDVTAKEVTTRTATATGRVLLSPGAVTALRSGDVPKGDALAVARLAGIQGAKRTPDLVPLCHPIAVHGVDVALEVCDDGVEISATVRTADRTGVEMEALTSVMTAALGLVDMVKALDPEAVVTDVRVEEKTGGKSGHWRRSR from the coding sequence ATGTCCGAATCCCACGCTTCCGGCGCCCATGCGTCCGGAATGACCCATCTCGATGACTCCGGCGCGGCCCGCATGGTCGACGTCACGGCCAAGGAGGTCACCACGCGGACCGCCACGGCGACCGGCCGGGTACTGCTCTCGCCCGGGGCGGTCACCGCGCTGCGCAGCGGTGATGTGCCCAAAGGCGACGCGCTGGCCGTGGCCCGGCTGGCCGGGATCCAGGGGGCCAAGCGCACCCCGGACCTCGTTCCGCTGTGCCACCCGATCGCCGTGCACGGTGTCGACGTCGCCCTGGAAGTGTGCGACGACGGGGTGGAGATCAGCGCGACCGTCCGGACCGCCGACCGGACCGGTGTCGAGATGGAGGCGCTCACCAGCGTGATGACGGCCGCCTTGGGCCTGGTGGACATGGTCAAGGCACTGGACCCCGAAGCCGTCGTCACCGATGTGCGGGTGGAGGAGAAGACCGGCGGCAAGAGCGGGCACTGGCGGAGGTCGCGATGA
- a CDS encoding molybdopterin-binding protein has protein sequence MSGHAAREGADRAEGADAAAPVRRVAVITASNRAAAGVYPDRSGPILVEELERAGFAAEGPWVVPDGAPVAEALRRALAEGYDAAITTGGTGLTPGTTPRRPPARCWSAKSRASRGAALGRAGQGRSHGTALPRPGGIAERGGHRMLVVNLPGSGGACATAWRCSGRSLDTPSTRCAAATTPDLLRPTPALAPVHGPVSPLVVRPLFRFPTGPFCHHIA, from the coding sequence ATGAGCGGACACGCCGCCCGGGAGGGTGCGGACAGGGCAGAGGGGGCGGATGCGGCCGCTCCGGTTCGCCGCGTGGCCGTCATCACCGCCTCCAACCGGGCCGCGGCCGGGGTCTACCCGGACCGATCCGGCCCGATCCTGGTGGAGGAGCTGGAGCGCGCCGGGTTCGCGGCCGAGGGGCCGTGGGTGGTGCCCGATGGCGCACCGGTCGCCGAGGCACTGCGGCGCGCCCTGGCCGAGGGCTACGACGCCGCGATCACCACCGGCGGCACCGGGCTGACCCCGGGGACGACACCCCGGAGGCCACCCGCCCGCTGCTGGTCCGCGAAATCCCGGGCATCCCGAGGCGCTGCGCTCGGCCGGGCGGGACAAGGGCGTTCCCACGGCACTGCTCTCCCGCGGCCTGGCGGGATCGCCGAGCGCGGCGGTCACCGCATGCTCGTGGTCAACCTTCCGGGCTCCGGCGGGGCGTGCGCGACGGCATGGAGGTGCTCCGGCCGGTCCTTGGACACGCCATCGACCAGATGCGCGGCGGCGACCACCCCGGACCTCCTAAGGCCGACACCAGCCCTCGCGCCTGTCCACGGCCCGGTATCACCCTTGGTGGTCAGACCACTATTCCGGTTTCCTACGGGTCCCTTTTGTCATCACATTGCTTGA